One segment of Brassica napus cultivar Da-Ae chromosome C3, Da-Ae, whole genome shotgun sequence DNA contains the following:
- the LOC111203893 gene encoding LOW QUALITY PROTEIN: putative FBD-associated F-box protein At1g50980 (The sequence of the model RefSeq protein was modified relative to this genomic sequence to represent the inferred CDS: substituted 2 bases at 2 genomic stop codons) encodes MIRLAIVKAMDNRIQKKDLICELPDELLLKILASLPSKDVVTTSVLSKWWQSLWKEMKTFQIXXRTSMWHILQLKLNPCYEKPIIKRLVNNAVARSLRELRLKMVYNSFELPESLFSCPQLETLKLETLSLVDVPPNADLTCLKHLHLLSVKFSCDESVKTLLSICPRLEELVVRRSSYTNVKIFAINVPTLRSLSIDNSSRKSRPKGVHGFLINAPSLRCFSIRDSFSNYLRFRNMPKLVKSTVNVVSDIMIR; translated from the exons ATGATAAGGTTAGCTATTGTCAAAGCAATGGATAATCGAATTCAAAAGAAGGATTTAATCTGTGAACTTCCAGATGAGTTGCTGTTAAAGATATTGGCTTCGCTTCCTAGTAAAGATGTTGTAACAACGAGTGTCTTGTCGAAATGGTGGCAATCTCTTTGGAAGGAGATGAAGACATTCCAGATATGATGACGAACTTCGATGTGGCA TATCTTGCAGCTCAAGCTGAACCCATGTTATGAAAAACCAATCATCAAACGTTTGGTTAACAATGCAGTTGCTCGTTCTTTGAGAGAGCTGAGATTGAAGATGGTTTACAACTCATTCGAGTTGCCTGAAAGCTTGTTTTCCTGTCCACaacttgaaaccctaaaattgGAGACACTAAGTCTCGTGGATGTTCCACCTAATGCTGATTTGACCTGCCTAAAACATCTCCACCTTTTATCGGTTAAGTTTTCATGCGACGAATCTGTGAAAACGCTTCTAAGCATATGCCCACGTCTTGAAGAATTGGTTGTGAGACGAAGCTCATATACAAATGTGAAGATATTTGCCATCAATGTCCCTACGCTGAGGAGTTTGTCTATTGATAATTCGTCTAGGAAATCTAGGCCTAAAGGTGTTCACGGGTTTTTGATTAATGCACCTTCTTTGAGGTGTTTTAGCATTAGGGATAGCTTCAGCAACTATTTACGGTTTAGAAATATGCCAAAGCTGGTTAAGTCTACTGTCAACGTTGTTAGTGACATTATGATACGATGA
- the LOC125583369 gene encoding uncharacterized protein LOC125583369, with amino-acid sequence MEQLLRSLQAYEEKKKKKEDIVEQVLKMRIDHKEESGRSNLRRGGGHFQGRGRGVNGRGWRLYEDNFNQRGENSSKGRGRGNLKSRYDKSSIKCYSCGKFGHYASVCKTPNNNRVEEKSNYVEEISKEKDMLLMTYKKDEPNEVHKWYLDSGASNHMCGNKSMFVELDESVKTNVALGDESKMEVKGKENILICLKNGDHQFISNVYYIPSMKTNILSLGQLLEKCYDIRLKDNSLSLRDNANNLITKVTMSSNRMFVLNIQNDIARCLKMCYKEESWLWHLQFGHLNFGGLELLSKKEMSVLEKTPQEAWSGRKPGVSHLRVFGSIAQAHVPDEKRSKLDDKNEKYIFIGYDANSKGYKLYNPETKKTIISRNKRMWNNREKSQLHHQLHQQQVLKEMKAQVKGLHVLEVYKTSTR; translated from the exons ATGGAGCAACTTCTTAGATCACTACaagcttatgaagaaaagaagaagaagaaagaagatattgTGGAGCAAGTTCTCAAGATGAGAATTGATCACAAGGAAGAAAGTGGCCGAAGCAATCTAAGACGTGGTGGCGGTCATTTCCAAGGACGAGGTCGTGGTGTAAATGGACGAGGTTGGAGACTATATGAAGACAACTTCAACCAAAGAGGAGAGAATTCATCAAAaggtcgtggaagaggaaacCTAAAATCAAGGTACGATAAATCAAGCATCAAATGCTATAGTTGTGGAAAGTTTGGACATTATGCTTCTGTATGCAAAACTCCAAACAACAATAGAGTTGAAGAGAAGTCCAACTATGTTGAAGAAATAAGTAAAGAAAAAGATATGCTATTGATGACTTACAAGAAGGATGAACCAAATGAGGTTCACAAGTGGTACCTTGATAGTGGTGCAAGCAACCACATGTGTGGGAATAAAAGCATGTTCGTGGAGCTCGATGAATCGGTGAAAACCAATGTGGCTTTGGGAGATGAATCGAAGATGGAGGTGAAAGGTAAAGAAAATATTCTCATTTGCTTGAAGAATGGAGATCATCAATTCATTTCCAACGTTTACTACATTCCAAGCATGAAGACCAACATCTTGAGCCTAGGACAACTCTTAGAGAAATGTTATGACATTCGACTAAAAGATAATAGTCTTTCTTTAAGAGATAATGCAAATAATCTCATCACAAAGGTGACAATGTCAAGCAATAGAATGTTTGTCCTAAACATTCAAAATGACATTGCACGATGTCTCAAGATGTGCTACAAGGAGGAATCTTGGCTTTGGCATCTTCAATTCGGGCATCTCAACTTTGGAGGCTTAGAGCTACTTTCCAAGAAAGAAATG agtgttttagaaaagacaccacAAGAAGCTTGGAGCGGAAGGAAGCCTGGAGTCTCACACTTAAGAGTCTTTGGAAGCATTGCTCAAGCTCATGTTCCAGACGAGAAGCGGAGCAAACTAGATGATAAAAATGAGAAGTACATCTTCATTGGGTATGACGCTAACTCCAAAGGCTACAAGCTCTACAATCctgaaacaaagaagacaatCATTAGTCGAAat aagagaatgtggAACAACCGAGAGAAGAGTCAGCTACACCACCAACTTcaccaacaacaagttctcaaggagatgaaagCTCAAGTGAAAGGACTCCACGTTTTAGAAGTCTACAAGACATCTACGAGGTAA
- the LOC106398527 gene encoding uncharacterized protein LOC106398527, whose translation MMIDRIHSVPSPVDEAEADCPLWRHGDEDLRPTFSATNTWNLTHEHYHRVPWSKLIWFTQAVPRFSFFTWLPFKDKLSTGERTRSWGIVQSCRLCGEPNETSDYLIFACPFSYTLWTELVGYLLGMRDAPDCTDTASFLLSNSVPKLDLPLLRLVFQATIHSIWRERNAQKHKK comes from the coding sequence ATGATGATAGATCGAATCCACTCTGTTCCGTCCCCGGTAGATGAAGCTGAAGCAGACTGTCCTCTATGGCGTCATGGCGACGAAGACCTTCGACCAACTTTCTCTGCCACCAATACATGGAATCTGACACATGAGCACTATCATCGTGTACCTTGGAGCAAGCTTATATGGTTTACGCAGGCAGTTCCACGCTTCTCGTTTTTTACTTGGCTACCTTTCAAAGATAAGCTGTCCACTGGTGAACGCACTCGAAGCTGGGGCATTGTCCAATCTTGTCGTCTCTGCGGTGAGCCAAATGAGACAAGCGACTATCTCATCTTCGCATGTCCATTCTCGTACACACTGTGGACTGAGCTGGTGGGGTACCTTCTTGGCATGAGGGATGCTCCGGACTGTACTGACACAGCCTCTTTCCTTCTCTCCAACAGTGTTCCAAAGCTAGACCTTCCCCTCTTGCGTTTGGTTTTCCAAGCAACAATTCACAGCATCTGGCGTGAAAGGAACGCACAGAAGCACAAAAAATGA